Genomic window (Lutra lutra chromosome 17, mLutLut1.2, whole genome shotgun sequence):
gcagggcacctgggtggctcagtgggttaaagcctctgccttcgcctcgggtcatggtcctggggtcctgggatcgaaccccacgttgggctctccactcagcggggagcctgctccctcctctctctctgtctgcctctctgcctacttgcgatctctgtcagtcaaataaataaataaatcttaaaaaaaaaagtgactctcAGAGCTCCTTTGGGGGCAGTGGGGTATGCGATAGGGATGGGGACCCAAGGGGAAGGTCCAAGGTGCCTGCAATGCTCTATTTCTATCCTGCAATGAATCACTGAGTTGTTTTTGTGGGCATCCTTCTTTGTGTGTATCTtatattccccccccccaaaaaaaatgtatcaagaaAACCAACATCAGTGGGAGGGAGTGCCACCTATCAGGGCTCCCAGCACCTTCTCCCAGTCCCCAGCTACACAGTTAAAACTAACCTTCTGTGAATTCAAGTGCACATCTCTTCTCTCACATAGTCCTCACCATCTTGAGGGTGGATGGCACCTAGCTGGCATCCCCCCCGGCCCCCATGTCCCCTGCACTTCCGACTCCTGGGAGAAGAACCTATAGGCTGTGGAGCAATGCACAGGAGCATGGCCCCGTGAAGTACTCCTGGTGAAGAAATTGTCCTGGCACCAGACAGCCacgaggaagagggaaaggggaactTTCTATCCCTTTCAAAATCTGCCCCTTCTCTTCTGCACTTCTCCCCACACCAACCCCGCTTACAACCACAGCCTCaggttccctttccttctttgagtcaggcgcccctcaacatccTTGCAGTCTTTGCCTCCACTGCCCAAGTGTCCCTTCTGCCCAAGCTTCCTGTGACACAACCTCCCACGTGGGGGGACAGTagcccctcactctgcctctggCCCCTGTCACAGGGGGCTCCAGGTGCCCATTGGACAGTGACTCTCAGGGCAGTGGCTGGGGCTAGTCTGTGACttcatgagcagggaggggatgCCCCCTGCTGGATGCCCAGGGTGGGAGGACAGTTGGCCTCCTCTtgcccccagccccggcctccCCCACCTCTTGAGTTCCTGTGTCCTGCCCCCAGCAGGACTGACTTCCACAGACATGTACAGCCTGAGATTCAGGGGGTCTGGCCAGAAGGGACCCATTTTCACTTTGCAGAAAACAACCCCAGAGGGAGGCGTTATCAGCAGGGAGATGGGAGATGGGGTTCGAGCCCTACACAGGGGGTGAATTTGGCTCCCTGAGGGCTCTCACCCTCTCTGGCCTCCAGGCCCAGGGTCCCCAGGAGTGGACATGTGGTGGCGGATGGCTGATTCCCAACGGCTGTCCTGGCCCTGACAGTGTCTAGGTGTGAAGTTCCTCCTCTGAGGAGGGTCACTGTTCTGACATCACCTGCATCTTCCTCTTGGGGCTTCCTCTGATTCTTGCAACTTTTAGTTCCTGAGAGACCAACCCTGAGAAACAGACACTCTGGGGACCCTCGCACTGCCAAGGCCGGACATGCTTCTGCTGCTATTGGCTCTgctctggaggagggagggggctgacGGCCAGAGGTGGCCCGAGAAGGGGGTCCAGAAAGTTTGCAGTCTGCAAGTGAATGGCTCAGTGGCTGTGCAGGAgggcctgtgtgtgtttgtgccctGCAACTTCTGGAACCCTGAGGACTGCAGGTCTGACTTAACCTCAGCTCTCGGCTACTGGTTCCGGAAAGGGGCCGTTGTACACCACGATGCTCCAGTGGCCACAAACAACCCAGCTCGTAAAGTGCAGGAGGACACCCAGGGCCGATTCCGCCTCCTCGGGGACCCCCGGGCCTACGACTGCTCCCTGGACATCAGAGATGCACAGAGAAGGGACGCGGGGACATACTTCTTCAGGGTGGAGAGACAGTCTTCTGGCAGCTACAGTTATAAACAGAACCTGCTTTCCGTGCAAGTGACAGGTAAGAAGGAGACCCCAAGAGAGGCCACAGTGGAAGGACGGGGGTCCTGGGTCAGAACTGGGATGGGACCCCCCTTCCTGGGAGGGGTTGCAGGTAACACATGTCAAGGTTCAGAAGCAGGAGCTGGACCAAAACCCGAGGCTTCTCTCAGGGTCTTACCTCAGACCCTCCTCCTGATTCCCGTGTCTCCCCATCTCCTCACAGCTCTCAACCACACACCTGACATCCTCATCCCGGGGACCCTGGAGTCTGGACACCCCAGGAACCTgacctgctctgtgccctgggcCTGTGAGAGGAGCACGCCGCCCATCTTCTCCTGGACATCAGCTGCCCtcacctccctgggccccaggacTCACCTCTCCTCGGTGCTCACCCTCACCCCACGGCCCCAGGACCATGGCATGCCCCTCACCTGTCAGGTGACCTTGCCTGGGGCCAGAGTGACCACAGTGAAGACCATCCACCTCAATGTGTCCTGTGAGAGCCAGGCCAGGAATCCCTGGGTCCCTGATGGGGTCATGAGGGCAGCGGGTGGGGGGTCAGGGCCTGGGACATTTGGTGCTGGTCCCAAAATCTGGACTGGGAGTGGGTCAGGAGGACACCTGTCTCCATCCTTTCTCCACTTTTGCAGCTGCTGGGGACAGAGGGCCAATGTCCACCAGCCCTCCCCATTGACATGAATTCTCCATGTCTTTCTGTCCCAGACTCTCCGCAGAACTTGACAGTAACTGTCTCCCAAGGAAATGGCACAGGTAGGATAGAGCTTCCTCCCGGGGTGTGGGGAGCAAGGGCAGGTCCAGGGTCATCCCCTTTCCTGGCCTCCGTGTCGCTGTGAGCAACTGTCCCCTTCAGCcgcctcctcccccacttctgcactgccccccaccccagctctgttATCCAAAGAGGAGAACAGGGCAACGTGCACCCAGCAGATCTGCCCTTTATCATGCATCTCCTGACTCCTGCTCCATCTTTCATCCTCCCTAGCAACTGTTTATTTAAGTACTTCTGAACAAGTAAAGCAGTCACACAGACAAACATTCAAAATGCACAGCAGAGTCCGTCCTCAGATGCCCAGTCTCCTCCTGGGAAGTGACCAGTGTCCATAGCTGCTCTGAGCCTTGCTGTGTTTGCCTGGACGATCTGAGGGGTCCTCCGATATCAGTCGTACAAGACTGTCCTCGATCTCCTCTGAGACTGTGCGGAATTCCTTCCTGTGGAAGTATTCTGATTCTGAGTCTTCTGATGGGAGATCATGACATCCATTTTATTCTATTCGCTGAAAGGCTGCAATGAGTAATCTTTTGCCTCCTTCTACAACTCTGTATACATCTGTCTGGGGGATAAGTCCCTAAAAGCAAAATGTAGCTTTTATGTTCTTTCCACGTTGAGGTATGTGGCCAGTTGTCCTGAATGGAGGATTGACAAgggtgcattcccaccaacaaggggaaaaaaaagcatgctTTTTCCTGCACCTCAACctacttctgtttctctgtccccTCATCCAGTCTGTTTTCAAatcctgctttctctctatctttttgtctctctgaccctctgtctctttttctccagcACCCACAGCCCTGGAAAACGGCTCGTCTTTTTCAGTCCTGGAGGACCAGTCCCTGCACCTGGTCTGTGTTGTCAATAGCAACCCCCCTGCCAGGCTGTGCTGGGCCCGGGGGAGCCAGACCCTGTGTTCCTCAAATCCTTTGAACTCTGGGGTGCTGGAGCTGCTTCGAGTGCAGGAGAAAGATGAAGGGGAATTCACCTGCCAAGCTCAGAACCTGCTGGGCTCTCAGCACATCTCCCTGAGGCTCTCCCTGCAGAGTgagtgcacctgtgtgtgtgtagggggctgctgggggagaaCAATCGCACTGCCCCCAGGATCCCCAGCAGCCTCTGAGCCTTACAGGGAAGCTCAACTCTGGTCTGTGCTCCCCTGTGAGGCCAAGATTTTCCCTGCCACCTATAGTATCACTGTCCTCTTCCTGCCAGACCAGGGCTGTAGGGTGGGGTGAAGCCTGAGAGGGGAAGGACCTGGGTCTtgaaggagaggggctggggcctGCACAGGTGTGTCCAGGGACACAGATCCTTGAtttgtggggcagggaggaaggtgaGGCAAGTgaagcactcaccagagcacaaaATTCAAAGAGAAGTCCCAAAACCTCAGTAATGAGAAGTAATACTGCAttgcagtgtttttaaaaatataaatgaatgcaaaataaatattaccATGAACCCAATATCCACATTTTAAATACAGACAGGCTGCACTCCAGCCTCCATTTGCCTCCCTCACCTGGCCCTAATTCCCTCCCCAAGACCCGGGTGCCCCTGTTTGGAGTCTGGCAGAGGAGCTAGAAAATGGGAACCTGGGGTCCTACAGGAAGTGGGAGAATGTACTGAGTTCTTGGAGAGGAATCACCAATAATCCAATCTGTCTGCAGGAAAAGCATGGCCTTTTTCTGAGAGGctgctgggggctgctgggggagcaGGTGTTATGGCTctattcttcctgtttctctgcgTCATCGTCATCACGTGAGCACTGACCCTGGGGATGGAGGGATAGCCCTGGGGTGGAAAGGGCAGGCGGGCTCAGAATGGAGGGACTTGGGTAGCTCAAGACCCTGAAGCAAGGGCAGGAAGGAGGTCGATGGCACCTGGGTGAGTCTGGCACAGAGCTCTGGCCGCACTGTCGAGGATGGGGAAGACTGCGTTCTCAACACTGGGGTCTCCAGAAAGGGACCACCGCTCTCCTACCTCCATTACTCTTCAGCCcttgagagagaacagaggagggAGTCAGTCTGTCTACAGCATGCTGGACTGACCAGACTGAAAGGCTCTCTGGTCTCTTCTCTCAGAGTGAGGTCCTGCAGGAAGAAAGCCACAAGGTCAGCAATGAGCATCAGGAACATGGGCATGGAAGGTGCAAACACTGTCACAAGGTCAGTCTCTCAGGTGAGTGACCTGGGCGACTTGCCATTGAGCATCCATCCTGGACACCTCCCCCTAGGATGGCCCCCAGGATTGCTGCTCAGCGTGGTCCGaagttgctcttcttctctcctcctcttcctcctcaaggATTCCCCATCTTTGTGACAGCACAAGtaccccctcctctttctttcaggCCAGGCATGGAGGagtcaccttctctctctttctttcttcctccctttcttctcctaaaacCCCAAATTCAACATGTCTTGtctgtttttcctcttaagaACAGCTAGCATCAGCACCCCCCTCCCATCTTGACTCCCGTCATTGCCAAGGCTTCAAAATCTTTTCCCTGGACCCCCTCACCTCCTTGCCTCTCACCTCCCTTGTTCTACACCAAGCAGTCATCTAAAAACCATcactattcagttcctctgcgtTTGAACTGCTTGTCTCCACTGTCTAGACCAGAGGCTGGCAAATTTTTCTAATCTAGGGCCATATAGGTATTTGGGTTTGCAGACATTACCTTCAATTGTAAGCATTCAACTCTGCTGTTGTCAAgtaaaagcagccatagaccatatgtaaatgaatgagcttagatgtgttccaataaaactttatttacagacaCAGGCAGTGGGCTGTATTTGATCTATGGGCTATAGTTTGTGGACCCCTCACCCAGAGAATAGAGTCCAAACTCCTCACACTGCAGCCCGGCATATTCCGACCTCTCAAACACGTCTCCAGAAGGACTAGGATTAGGGTGAAGTGAGGGAGGAACATGCCCCGGATGCAAAACTTAAGGTAGTGCTCAAAAATATCAGTAATCCAGATAAATAATGTCTgaatatactattttttaaaaaaagcaaaattaaggcAAAAAAGCCATGATAAGGAAAATACCAAAAAACTCTAAAGAATGTCAGGATCTGTAGACTAAAGTTAGTTAAAAATTACGTAAGATCATAATTGAGTTTAGAGAAATTGTCAAACATGGCAGCATTCTCAAATGAAAACTAGAAAAGCgagaagttgattttaaaaatgtcctctcgggcgcctgggtggctcagtgggttgagctgctgccttcggctcaggtcatgatctcagggtcctgggatcgagtcccgcgtcgggctctctgctcggcaagaagcctgcttccctctctctctctctctctgcctgcctctccgtctacttgtgatctctctgtcaaataaataaataaaatctttaaaaaaaataaaaaaaaaataaaaatgtcctctctaggggcgcctgggtggctcagtggattaagccactgccttcagctcgggtcatgatctcagggtcctgggatggagccccatgtcgggctctctgctcggcgggaagcctgcttccccctctctctctgcctgtctctctgtctacttgtgatctctctctctgtcaaataaataaataaaaaaatcttaaaaaaaaaatgtcctctctACATTTGCTTCCAGCAAAaccagaaaagcaaaattatcaaAAATGCTGATCTGggtataaataaaatccttaaactGAAAGTAATGTTTTATTACACACACTCTTTAAGTTTGCaataatatttcaattattttaatgtgaaaaaataagcattaaaaatacacaaaaacatttttcaggGGCACACATGTCTTCTTTGGTCTCAAGCTCCAAATGGTTCAGAAAGTCACTCTTACTTTCTATTCCATCGACTTCTCTGAACAAGGTTATTTGTGCCCCTGGGTCTTTGCATGGGCTGTTCCTTTCTCCTCAGATGCTTTACCCTCTCATTTCCACTTCTTCATTCCTGTTCAGCCTTCATACGCCAATGTAAATATCACACTTTTcatccatttatattcagagtctGACTGGAAGCCTTTGCAGGATTTTGAGCAAAGTACCATGTAGgctttcattcattaattcattcaggaAATGTTACTGAGCACGTGACAAGTGACAGGCATTTCAGCTGCCAAAGATTCATCTGTGAAAAAAATCTAGGGTGGGGGGCACCGGGtgactcagacagttaagcattggctcaggtcatgattccagggtcccgggatcgagtcccacatcgggctccctgcttctccctctccctctccctttgccattccccccatttgtgctctggctctatctctctgtcaaataagtaaaatatttttaaaaaagaaaagaaaaaaattccatctcaGGCTCAGTAAGTTTTAGTCTAGACATAGGGATACAACCAATTAACCAAACAACCAAACCACAAATAAGTGACTACAATGGAAAGGACAGACCTATACTTTGGGGACAATGCAAGGCACAGAAACTGGGAATGATGGGGAGATGGTTTATGTTttagtgttgttgttgttctttattttattgtgataaaCTTACCACCTAGCcatctttacagattttttttaaatttttatttatttatttatttatttgacagagagagagatcacaagtaggcagagaggcaggcagagagagagagaggaagggaagcaggctccctgctgagcagagagcccgatgcgggactcgattccaggaccccgagatcacgacccgagctgaaggcagcggcccaacccactgagccacccaggcgcccccacctagCCATCTTTAAATGTGCAGTTGTGCAACcgatttccagaacattttcatcttgcaaaacaaaCTCTGTATGTACCCATTGAACAACAACTACCCACTTCCCCTGCCGCTCTAGCCttgaaaccaccattctactttctgtttctgtaagtttgagGACTTGACATACCTCACGTAAGTGGAACCATGCAGCTTTTGTCTTTTTgcgactggcttatttcacttagcataatgtcctctaagTTTACCCATGCTGTAACCTGTGACAAGATGTCCTTCTTTCTAaaggtctatttattttttatttgagagagagagagtgagagaagtgTGAGgtgaaggggagggacagagagggagagaaagagaatcttaagcagactccccactgttcaaggagcccaatgtggggttcagccccacaaccctgagatcatgacctgagctgaaatcaagagtcagacactcaaccgactgagccacccaagtgccgcAGGGTGTCCTTCTTTCTAAAGACTGAATGATGTCCTCTTGTATGTAtacagcacattttctttatccattcatctgctgatggatacTAGGATCATTCCACCTCTAGCTACTGTAAATAACGTGTGATGAACAAGGCAATGtaaatatctttttgagattctgctttccatttttttttttttgataaatactcataagtggaattgctagatcatgggagttttcattttaacttttttgagaaaccaccatGCTCCCTTCCCTCTTGGCCGCAccattttcctttcccaccaacagtacacagggttcatttttccacatccttaccaacacttattactttttattttttgcctcttaaaaaaatattttatttatttctttgagagagagagagacagagagtaagagaaagcacaagtggaaggggaggggcagagggaaagagagagagaagcagactccttgctgagagctgagcctgacttggggcttgatcccaagaccctgagatcatgacctgagccaaagacagatgcttaactgactgagccacccaggtgcccctattttttggGCTTTTTATAGTGGGCATCCCCAAGGGTGCAAGaggatatctcattgtagttttgatttgtacttttcTAATGATTACTCGTGAGTGTCTTGCGtagcttattagccatttgtatgtcttctttggcgAAATGTCTAAttcaaggtttgtttttttttttacccatttaaaaaactgggttgttttttgttgttgttgagtcgTGGAAGTTCTTCATACATTCTGGATATTAACATCttttcagatacatgatttgcaaacattctcTGCCATTACATAggttgttttgtggttttcattagTGATGATTAAGCAAAGACATGAAGGACCCTTAAGACTTTGCAATCTATTGTGCCCAAAGAGCACTCTGGGCAGAAGAAATAGCAGGTGCAAATGCTCAGAAACAATACGCAGACCAGTGAGTGGAGGACCAGCAGGAAGTCTGTGCAATTAGAAAGAGGGAGGCAAGTACCAACAGGCAGGAAATGAATTTGCAGAAGTCAGGGTATGTGTAAATCACGTCTGCACACCTAGTCTGCTGTGGGCATCTGgagatgtttgaaaaaaaaaaagaaggacatgaCTTTCATTTTCACAGATCCCCCTGCTTACCATGTGTAAGAGACTGTACGTAGCAGGGGAGTTAGAAAGGAGGCTGGAGAAGCGTTCAGGtatgagatgatgatgatgaccaGAACCAGGATGGCATGAGAGACAGGCATGATTGCATCCTGATGAAGTCTGAAATTAAAACCAACGGGAATTGCTAATGGATTGAGGGTGGGATATGACTGGCAGAGAGGGGTCCAGGATGACTCCTAGATATTTTCACTGAGCAGCTAGAAGAGTGGAGGCATCAATCGTCGTGCTTGAGAAGATTGTAGGAGGAAGAGTTCAGTTGGAATATGTGTGTTTTGGACAAGGGAACCGGGATTTTAACTGCACCATCAGATCAAAGTCCACAGTTCAAGACAGGGAATGGACTGGTGGTAAGGCTTTGGGAGCCTATAGATGACATGAAGACAATTGAGTAAATGAGGTCACAAGGTGATGCTGAAGAAGGAAAGAGTCTGGGGCCCCTCTTCACTTAGGGTTCAGGGAAATGGAGGGCAACCAGCAAAGTGTCTGCCAGGTCAGTTGATGAATACCTTgtgattaagaaaagaaaggcttttggggcacctgggtggctcagtgggttaaagcctctgccttcggctcgggtcatgatcccagggtcctgggatcgagcc
Coding sequences:
- the LOC125089281 gene encoding sialic acid-binding Ig-like lectin 8 translates to MLLLLLALLWRREGADGQRWPEKGVQKVCSLQVNGSVAVQEGLCVFVPCNFWNPEDCRSDLTSALGYWFRKGAVVHHDAPVATNNPARKVQEDTQGRFRLLGDPRAYDCSLDIRDAQRRDAGTYFFRVERQSSGSYSYKQNLLSVQVTALNHTPDILIPGTLESGHPRNLTCSVPWACERSTPPIFSWTSAALTSLGPRTHLSSVLTLTPRPQDHGMPLTCQVTLPGARVTTVKTIHLNVSYSPQNLTVTVSQGNGTAPTALENGSSFSVLEDQSLHLVCVVNSNPPARLCWARGSQTLCSSNPLNSGVLELLRVQEKDEGEFTCQAQNLLGSQHISLRLSLQRKAWPFSERLLGAAGGAGVMALFFLFLCVIVIT